The DNA region ATTTTGGTCTAGCTGAAGTCACCTGCAGCGACACATGCCGTCGTTGCTGTAAGAGAAAATTAAACagatataatttattaaaaccttcattgaaaaaaaaaaatcaagataaaaGTACTTCAAAAGGTAATTCCATTCAACAAGTTAAGTTTTCTTAATGAtcattaaaattaaagtaaGATATTTCCCATCcacaatactccaggggttactatcactgatgttataatcacccctggaccatcctcgatattccaggggttccgatcacttacgatctctacacccctggactatctcatagtgaaattgaaggcagctcagcggaaaacatttgaccaatcacaggctagcaaagatttcctttgaagactacagagagagcgactaacatcaaagccacacagtcaaccacagtgtaccattatatggctcttttgatgtacatcaaatgactaaattacctgttctattctgttgcctctagttttactatgagatagtccaggggtgtagagatcgtaagtgattggaacccctggaatatcgaggatgcccctggactatctcatagtaaaactggaggcaattgaggagaaaaaaaatgatcCAATCAGTCAATCACAGGCCTCCAgaaacttcctttgaagatttcAAAGAGTGATGCCCCACTTCAAAGCCAACACAGTGTAAATATAccattcctttgatgtacatcaaggATTATTACcagttttactacatgtatgagatagtctaggggtggatagatatatataacctCCATTAAttacagtaacccctggagtatgaGGAGCATATTTCCTCATCAAGGTGTTTTCAAAACAttcatttacaaatatttacatattctaAATGATGAAAAAGTATTAAATACTTTTCCTTTCTTACAGgtacatatgatatatacttCTGGTAATgttaaagaaatataatatatcaaatcttGTAATAAGATGTATTTAAAATTGTAGAATTGTACAATTATATTTGACTCTGTATAACATACCACTATATTGTAGGAAGTCTGACATCCAACAGAAAATCTCCCTGTATCCAGATCATCTGTCCCAACACATTTGTCCCTGGAGCCTGGTATTTCTGTCTGTGTCTCAATATGGCACTGGTCTGGTCTGTAGTGCACACTGTCATATTCATTCTCATCCTGATGCATGTCAGTGATATCAGCTAACATctaacaataaatatttttgtctatTAGAATTTATTTCAAGGATATATATTATCAACATTTGCTTTTTTGTACATGTTAATGATGCAATATTTCAATACAgttaggttttttttcttcaatatagCCTAGCTACTGTTTTAgcagaaaaaatacatttgtacaccTTCTGACTTGTGTACCTTGATAACCTGGTAGCCATATTGGAACCCATGTTACTGCACATGTTTGGCCTATGTTTTtaacttttgttgatttttttaacatggtatagatatataatactcgcacaatgaaattatttttcgtTAAAAATCCGTTTTCACACATAAAAAACGAATGTTTACTTAAAATGCATAACATACCTCAAATCTTCGTCTTTTCTGTATCGCACGACTGTAACGACTCCTTGATGTTGACCGTTTCCTGCTTGGTGTTTCATGATAAACAGAGGGGGTTCGATCCCTATTTGCTCTTTCACTATCGACATCTCTAGATGTAGGCGAAGAAAAGTTAAAAATGGTGGGGACAGCATCCGGCTTCAGTCTTAAGGACTTAGGGTCATATCTGATGGAGCTCACAATGCGGGGATCTTTGGTAAAAGATCGACGGTAAATAGTGTTTTGATCACGTCGTTTTGGTATCTGTAAACTAGGCTGATTTGAGCCATTTCATCTTTTCGTCAGACGAAATTTAataaaccttaaatttcgtcttttcgggtttttaaaaaaaaattttgtagCCCCGAAAAGACTGGCAAATTTCGtgttttcggggcgaaaagacgaaacggcgaaaattaaggttttttaattttcgatttttcgccccgaaaagacgaagtttaagatttgtttattttcgtCTTTTTCGGGCAATGAGACGAAAGGGCGCAAaaacgaaatggcataaatcagccagcGAAAAGTTTACGCTCATTGGACGCTCGAGTATGGATCATTTCCTCGTAAATCGGACTCGCGTCTTTGTTATAACTAGCTATGATAAAACTTTCATAATACACCCTAATGCAATCATGGCAAATATTAAAGATTTTGTGCTAGGAAGAATGATTATAAAATGCCGCGCAGTTATTAATAATGAATTACGTCATGTTTTAAACGAAATCAAATTTGACATGAAATATGGTTCCACACTGCGAACAGATTTCTCTCCAGTGCAAAAgtatttaaatattcattagAATTATTATCAACTGTCAATCTGTGGCGGCAGTTAATTTCTCTGCtattgaatattgaatatcCAGCACTATATTATTCTCTCACGTAGAGTTATTTCAggatttgtatatatatatgcaaacaaAGCTGCTATGATATACGATAATATACATTGTGCAAATCCTGAAATATGTCTGGCATGGTAGAATgtatctaaatatatacataatgtattacatgttatatttttattataacatTACTTTTCCCTACTATATGGAAGACAGAAAGTTATCCACACAAGATTATTGTTCCAATATGGATCTATCAAAACAAGCATTCTATCTTATTACAAAATAGAGCATCGTCTTAATTGAGCCAAACTATCTACGTAACGTTTTTGGAATGGCTTTGGGACACTGGGACATTCGATACACGCGTTATATTTACTCTCGCTAGCTTCAATATGAAGATATACCCATGTTTATTATGATGACAAGCGTTCACATTGCATGAAGATCATAACATTGGGGCAAGGGAGATAACGCCCATTCCAAATGCACGTACTAGACCACAAAATTTGTTGTCTTCGAATAAGCTACATTCCAACAGCTGGAATTGGGCATTTCTTTTAACACGAGAAGAAATTAACATGATGAAGTCTTATTCAAATTTTAGCATTTTTCAAAACAGAACACCGAAGCAAACTACTGGGAACCACTTTACGGGGTTACACGTGTGTATTGtgaagtacatatgtatatattaatgtagTTGTAATTCCTTCAAGTGATTCgaattatacaataaaatagaTGAATGAATTCGGGATGTAATGAAAATGGATATCATAGAATGCATTTGTCTTTTTACAATAGAAACGAATATTTTTAGAATATAAATGCGACATATACAACACAAATGATTCAAATTATGGaatacaaatgatttttatGATACAAATGCGAAATATTGAAATCAGAATGTAAATGCTATAATGTTGaatataaatgcaaataaaaaaaccGAGATGGAGGGGGTCGAGGTAACTGCAGGGAAAATAACATCGGCCTACGTGTTTTACATGACAACCTGTCTAACGTGAATTCTGAAACTGCGAGCCAAGGTAAGGTTGTGTATGATGGTAAGTGCgctcttattaacagccagggtcatgtaatggcggcctcctatgtatgcgggatgcagtgcatgttttgggagactgcggtatattcgtgttatgtttTCTTATGTATAGTGAACTATTGCCTCTTTCATAGTGCCATGCTGCCGGAGACACcgagcaacacatcccaccctgtcacattatactgacaacgggcgaacgaGTATGCTaagcagtggcgtaggaagatgaaacgtaatagggggcaaaggtcctcaatatttcgtaacacccCCCCTCgggcgccccgcacccacagaaGGTAATTGATATACTTGTTTCATATATCAtaacatataatccttgtacacttCTATAGACAGTGGgctcgctaacaggaaattaatgaatatgcaaataaaaGGTATTCCCTGGAAAATAGTATGATaaagaatgactgagatgagttttacggtgaaatttgatgattttgtgagcgccgaaggcgcgagattttggtgatttgggggtccgagggtctcccccgggaaaaaagacatgtttgtccCCACCCACCACCCCCAcacccccgcttcctacgcccctgctaagcgctaagcaggaatagaaattaccactttttttcatagactttggtgtttctcggccaagggacagaacccagagcctacctcacataGGCGAGTATTCAGCAGAAGGCAAAAAGTGAGGTATTGTCATGAGAGATATTAGGAAGAACAAATTTAGTtaaagaagaagagaaaatataagatcatCTTGCAAAATCATGTAATAGTGAGCTAGtttaaaaaggaaacaaaacCTAACAGGATCTTTTAGTTTTTAGTATTTCAGGTACTACCAATTAACATTCAGGACATTTAATCCTTGAAATATGAAACATTGGTGATGTGCGTCAAGAAAATCTTGGTGTTGAATTACTATCATGTAGTACGAAACGGCGATTATATTTTTAACAGGGAGAAATTATTACTGCAATCAATTAATTCGGCCCATTATCGGCGATTTATTTTGggatatatttacatacataatatgGGACCGCGATGCCTGTGTTGTAATGTATTACAACTTGCCCCCAACTCTGGGTCTCGAGTTCGATtaccatgtgggacagttgccaggtactgacctaATCATaaaagattctttttctctcatattaTAACGAGAAATTGTGGAAATTCAGTCGACATGAACGTCGCTGTGCGTAAAAATGGTCATTGcatatattgatgacgtcactgtctagcgcgtgtgagctgtcttttccctagcaaccgcgggataaccctgtcaagtatgggagaattAACAGTACGGAATCACTGAGACAAAGCCTTAATTATTGGCGGTTACCTGCGTCCTTATCTATACACATTAACATAAATTACTACAGGGAAGTTATAACCGATGCGTTCCTCTCTCGATATATCACGTGGAATACGAATACTAATTTTGAGATCTATGAACATATCTATAACGCGAGAAATCTAATGAGATGTACATACAAAGTATATGGCGTTACATCTATATGTCTGACGTCCGTCGTCTGTGGCCTTTCATCAGTCTatcaacaattaaaaaataaactttctacAAAAATACTGGTCGTAAATTGACCAAATGATGGCTGACGACATCTAATGACGTGGTGAAATGGTTGGGCTCATTAACTGAGGGCCCAAAGAGTTGGAAGAAAAAGCGGTCTTGATATCGTAATAGTGACAGTGATTTCTACTGTGTTGTGGTGTATGGAGTAACTTGTGACAGTGATTTCCAATGTGTAGTGGTGTATGGAGTAACTTGTGACAGTGATTTCCACTGTGTTGTGGTGTATGGAGTAACATGTGACAGTGATTtccaatgtgttgtggtgtatgaCGATACGTGTTACAGTGATTtccaatgtgttgtggtgtatggAGTAACATGTGACAGTGATTtccaatgtgttgtggtgtatggAGTAACATGTGACAGTGATTTCCACTGTGTTGTGGTGTATGGAGTAACTTGTGACAGTGATTTCCAATGTGTAGTGGTGTATGGAGTAACTTGTGACAGTGATTTCCACTGTGTTGTGGTGTATGGAGTAACATGTGACAGTGATTtccaatgtgttgtggtgtatgaCGATACGTGTGACAGTGATTtccaatgtgttgtggtgtatggAGTAACATGTGACAGTGATTtccaatgtgttgtggtgtatggAGTAACTTGTGACAGTGATTTCCACTGTGTTGTGGTGTATGACGTTACGTGCGACAGTGATTtccaatgtgttgtggtgtatggAGTAACTTGTGACAGTGATTtccaatgtgttgtggtgtatggAGTAACTTGTGACAGTGATTTCCACTGTGTTGTGGTGTATGACGTTACGTGTGACAGTGATTTCCACTGTGTTGTGGTGTATGGAGTAACTTGTGACAGTGATTtccaatgtgttgtggtgtatggAGTAACTTGTGACAGTGATTTCCAATGTGTAGTGGTGTATGGAGTAACTTGTGACAGTGATTTCCACTGTGTTGTGGTGTATGGAGTAACATGTGACAGTGATTtccaatgtgttgtggtgtatgaCGTTACGTGTGACAGTGATTtccaatgtgttgtggtgtatggAGTAACTTGTGACAGTGATTTCCaatgtgtgttgtggtgtatggAGTAACTTGTGATAGTGATTTCCACTGTGTTGTGGTGTATGACGTTACGTGCGACAGTGATTtccaatgtgttgtggtgtatggAGTAACTTGTGACAGTGATTtccaatgtgttgtggtgtatggAGTAACTTGTGACAGTGATTTCCACTGTGTTGTGGTGTATGACGTTACGTGTGACAGTGATTTCCACTGTGTTGTGGTGTATGGAGTAACTTGTGACAGTGATTTCCACTGTGTTGTGGTGTATGGAGTAACATGTGACAGTGGTTtccaatgtgttgtggtgtatgaCGTTACGTGTGACAGTGATTtccaatgtgttgtggtgtatggAGTAACTTGTGACAGTGATTTCCACTGTGTTGTGGTGTATGGAGTAACATGTGACAGTGGTTtccaatgtgttgtggtgtatgaCGTTCCGTGTGACAGTGATTTCCACTGTGTTGTGGTGTATGGAGTAACTTGTGACAGTGGTTtccaatgtgttgtggtgtatgaCGTTCCGTTTGACAGTGATTTCCACTGTGTTGTGGTGTATGACGTTACGTGTGACAGTGATTTCCACTGTGTTGTGGTGTTTGGAGTAACTTGTGACAGTGATTtccaatgtgttgtggtgtatggAGTAACTTGTGACAGTGATTtccaatgtgttgtggtgtatggAGTAACTTGTGACAGTGATTTCCAATGATTtccaatgtgttgtggtgtttgGAGTAACTTGTGACATTGATTTCCAATGTGTGTGTGGTGTATGGAGTAACTTGTGACAGTGATTtccaatgtgttgtggtgtatgaCGTTACGTGTGACAGTGATTTCCACTGTGTTGTGGTGTATGACGTTCCGTGTGACAGTGATTTCCACTGTGTTGTGGTGTATGACGTTCCGTGTGACAGTGATTTCCACTGTGTTGTGGTGTATGACGTTCCGTGTGACAGTGATTTCCACTGTGTTGTGGTGTATGACGTTCCGTGTGACAGTGATTTCCTCTGTGTTGTGGTGTATGCCGTTACGTGTGACAGTGGTTTCCACTGTGTGGTGGTGTATGACGTTAAGGAAGCGCTTAGTTTTAATTGTCATATAAAGCTCACACGAATAGGTGATATAGTCTGATTACTATATTATACAAGGAGAGGTTGCCATGGATACATTTAATTTGGATTTACATGTGTAATGTACTATTGTATTTGACACTTGTCAGATagacagatacatatatatatattaccttaGTGGGGGATAAATATTTTCGATTTAACCTCACGGAGAGTGAGACATAGCCATACAAACATCTCTTTATCGATGTAGTCCCTAAATCCTGTTCTATGTGTATCATTTATTACATATACGGGAtgctatatcatatataatcaACATAGGACACCATATCACAACAAACATAGAACGTCATTCATAagtcataaataaataaatgacaaatcaataaaaataccatgaaaaaaaattaagtttaaTTAACGAACAACATTCCGTAAATATTACAATTCCAGAAAACATCGATCACCTCCAACATAGAATACCgccaacatacaacaccaccgaatatatacaacaacaccaatatagaacACCACCAACAAATAAtaccaccaacatacaacaccaccaatatacaacaccaccaacatacaacaccaccaacatacaacaccaccaacatacaacaccaccaaaatacaacaccaccaatatacaacaccaccaaaATATAAATTCACCAACGTACAACACTACCAATGTACAACATCGCCAAAATATAATACCaccaacacacaacaccacccTCATACAACACACCACCaatatacaacaccaccaatatacaacaccaccaacatacaacaccaccaacatacaacaccaccaatatacaacaccaccaacatacaacaccaccaacatacaacaccaccaatatacaacaccaccaacatacaacaccaccaacatacaacaccaccaacatacaacaccaccaatatacaacaccaccaacatacaacaccaccaatatacaacaccacccaacatacaacaccaccaatatacaacaccaccaatatacaacaccaccaacatacaacacaaccaacatacaacaccaccaacatacaacaccaccaacatacaacaccaccaacatacaacaccaccaacatacaacaccaccaatatacaacaccaccaacatacaacaccaccaatatacaacaccaccaacatacaacaccaccaacatacaacaccaccaacatacaacaccaccaacatacaacaccaccaacatacaacaccaccaacatacaacaccaccaacatacaacaccaccaacatacaaaccaccaatatacaacaccaccaacatacaacaccaccaacatacaacaccaccaacatacaaacaCCAAATAAACCAACAtatacaacaccaacatacaacacacatacaacaccaccaacatacaacaccaccaacatacaacaccaccacaatacaacaccaccacaCAATACAACCCACcaaatacaacaccaccaaaatacaacaccaccaacatacaacaccaccaacatacaacaccaccaacatacaacaccaccaacatacaacaccaccacaTACAACAACCACCAAACAaaccaccaacatacaacaccaccaaatacaacaccaccaacatacaacaccaccaacatacaacaccaccaatatacaacaccaccaaatatacaacaccaccaacatacaacaccaccaacatacaacaccaccaacatacaacaccaccaacatacaacaccaccaatatacaacaccaccaacatacaacaccaccaatatacaacaccaccaaaatacaacaccaccaatatacaacaccaccaatatacaacaccaccaatatacaacaccaccaatatacaacaccaccaacatacaacaccaccaatatacaacaccaccaaaatacaacaccaccaatatacaacaccaccaacatacaacaccaccaatatacaacaccaccaacatacaacaccaccaatatacaacaccaccaacatacaacaccaccaacatacaacaccaccaacatacaacaccaccaacatacaacaccaccaacatacaacaccgCCAAAATATAAtaccaccaacatacaacaccaccaatatacaatataaaccaACAACACCACcaaatacaacaccaccaaacatacaacaccaccaacatacaacaccaccaatatacaacaccaccaacatacaacaccaccaaaatacaataccaccaacatacaacaccaccaatatacaacaccaccaacatacaacacccaccaatatacaacaccaccaatatacaacacc from Argopecten irradians isolate NY chromosome 5, Ai_NY, whole genome shotgun sequence includes:
- the LOC138324291 gene encoding probable maltase-glucoamylase 2, producing MSQVTPNTTTHWKSLEITVTSYSIHHNTLEITVTSYSIHHNTLEITVTSYSKHHNTVEITVTRNVIHHNTVEITVKRNVIHHNTLETTVTSYSIHHNTVEITVTRNVIHHNTLETTVTCYSIHHNTVEITVTSYSIHHNTLEITVTRNVIHHNTLETTVTCYSIHHNTVEITVTSYSIHHNTVEITVTRNVIHHNTVEITVTSYSIHHNTLEITVTSYSIHHNTLEITVALEITVTSYSIHHYTLEITVTSYSIHHNTLEITVTSYSIHHNTVEITVTRNVIHHNTVEITVTSYSIHHNTLEITVTSYSIHHNTLEITVARNVIHHNTVEITVTSYSIHHNTLEITVTCYSIHHNTLEITVTRIVIHHNTLEITVTCYSIHHNTVEITVTSYSIHHYTLEITVTSYSIHHNTVEITVTCYSIHHNTLEITVTCYSIHHNTLEITVTRIVIHHNTLEITVTCYSIHHNTVEITVTSYSIHHYTLEITVTSYSIHHNTVEITVTITISRPLFLPTLWALS